The proteins below are encoded in one region of Oncorhynchus kisutch isolate 150728-3 linkage group LG14, Okis_V2, whole genome shotgun sequence:
- the LOC109903352 gene encoding deleted in azoospermia-like, with product MDIQKQSNGCQTSASLKLSNGYILPEGKMTPNTLFVGGIDMKVDENEIRDFFARFGAVKEVKIITYRGGICKGYGFVYFNEDVDIQTIIEQQISFKGRKLKLGPAIMKERSSRSMPSHLVDQAPWITPSQYIYCTCCSPMGGGMAQPSPVLNGGNPYFQPYSYNGFPGVMIPQIPMRYSQTNYTYQYASPHWTGEQRTRLINQNFVDCGVQTLL from the exons ATG GATATCCAGAAACAGAGCAACGGATGTCAGACTTCCGCAAGTTTGAAGCTGTCAAATGGTTATATTTTACCTGAAGGTAAAATGACTCCAAACACACTTTTTGTTGGAGGAATCGACATGAAG GTGGATGAGAACGAAATCCGTGACTTCTTTGCGAGATTTGGTGCCGTGAAGGAAGTGAAAATCATCACTTACCGTGGAGGTATCTGCAAAGG TTATGGATTTGTTTACTTCAATGAAGACGTTGACATCCAAACCATCATTGAA CAACAGATCAGTTTTAAAGGGAGGAAACTCAAGCTGGGTCCAGCAATCATGAAGGAAAGGAGCTCAC GTTCCATGCCGTCTCACCTGGTTGATCAGGCCCCCTGGATAACCCCCTCCCAGTACATCTACTGCACCTGCTGCTCTCCTATGGGCGGGGGCATGGCTCAGCCTTCACCTGTACTCAATGGCGGCAATCCCTACTTCCAG cCTTACTCGTACAACGGCTTTCCAGGAGTCATGATTCCACAGATCCCCATGCGCTACTCGCAAACCAATTACACGTACcag taCGCCTCACCACACTGGACTGGAGAGCAGAGGACACGGCTCATCAACCAG